A region of Helicoverpa zea isolate HzStark_Cry1AcR chromosome 16, ilHelZeax1.1, whole genome shotgun sequence DNA encodes the following proteins:
- the LOC124637575 gene encoding centromere protein S-like codes for MTSFESLSSSQKTRAALHRDVRSIGTETCHFLGLEITKPAMEIVAELVYKKLLLYGADLEAFAKHAKRATINAEDVKLLVRRCPSLKNHLNTIAPSPKEKKRKTVGGRTSEAPTPKQKDSELTTSKQKGPEIATSIVKEPEIPTSTRKEPESKQKDISEQDDKEIESMVIDDMIDLTFD; via the exons ATGACATCCTTCGAGAGCCTATCGTCAAGCCAA aaAACCCGCGCGGCTTTGCATCGGGATGTTCGAAGTATTGGCACGGAAACTTGCCATTTTCTGGGCCTGGAGATAACAAAGCCTGCTATGGAAATTGTTGCAGAACTTGTTTATAAGAAACTTTTATTGTATGGAGCAGATTTGGAAGCCTTTGCCAA GCATGCTAAACGAGCAACAATTAACGCTGAAGATGTCAAACTATTGGTTCGGCGATGTCCATCTTTG aaaaatCACCTAAATACTATAGCACCAAGTCCTAaagagaaaaaaagaaaaaccgtAGGTGGCAGAACATCAGAAGCACCAACTCCTAAACAAAAAGACTCGGAGCTTACGACTTCGAAGCAAAAAGGGCCAGAGATTGCGACTTCGATTGTTAAGGAGCCAGAAATTCCGACTTCGACGAGAAAGGAACCAGAGTCAAAGCAGAAAGATATTAGTGAACAGGATGATAAAGAAATTGAAAGTATGGTCATTGATGATATGATTGATTTAacatttgattaa